In Thermotoga sp. Ku-13t, one genomic interval encodes:
- a CDS encoding carbohydrate ABC transporter permease, which produces MRKILKAVFFYVFCTLIVMLWMVPLIVAFFTAFKTMDEIFMLRNFWAPPKTWTFENFKIAWTEGRMARYFVNTAIVTGASVAGTLFLSSLSAFALAWYEFKLRSLILMLFVSGMLIPFQMLLIPVYRFSVVTGLYDTLIGVILFHIAFQLGFCTFFLRNFMVTIPTSLFDAARIDGASAFRIYSKIIMPLVKPAVAALSILEFTWIWNDYLWSLILLQSDAKKTVTIGLTTLQGQWISSWNIIAAGALLAATVPVIVFLIFQRYFIQGLTLGSVKG; this is translated from the coding sequence ATGAGAAAGATTCTCAAAGCCGTTTTCTTCTACGTGTTCTGTACGCTCATCGTGATGCTCTGGATGGTCCCGTTGATAGTGGCGTTCTTCACCGCCTTCAAAACGATGGACGAAATCTTCATGCTCAGGAACTTCTGGGCTCCTCCGAAAACCTGGACTTTCGAGAATTTCAAGATCGCCTGGACTGAAGGTCGCATGGCGCGTTATTTTGTGAACACCGCCATCGTGACCGGAGCTTCTGTCGCGGGCACGCTGTTCCTCTCGAGCCTGAGCGCCTTCGCACTCGCCTGGTACGAGTTCAAACTGCGTTCACTCATTCTGATGCTTTTCGTTTCGGGTATGCTGATACCTTTCCAGATGTTGCTCATTCCGGTATACAGATTTTCCGTTGTGACGGGTCTGTACGACACGTTGATCGGAGTTATACTGTTCCACATTGCCTTTCAGCTCGGTTTCTGCACTTTCTTTTTGCGGAACTTCATGGTGACGATACCAACGAGCCTCTTCGACGCCGCGAGGATCGACGGTGCGAGCGCTTTCAGAATATATTCGAAGATCATCATGCCCCTTGTGAAACCTGCCGTTGCCGCCCTCAGCATCCTCGAGTTCACCTGGATATGGAACGATTATCTTTGGTCTCTCATACTGCTTCAGAGTGACGCCAAGAAGACTGTCACGATAGGTCTCACCACTCTGCAAGGCCAGTGGATAAGCAGCTGGAACATCATAGCCGCCGGGGCGTTGCTCGCCGCCACAGTTCCTGTTATAGTTTTTCTGATCTTCCAGCGGTACTTCATCCAGGGTCTGACTCTGGGTAGCGTTAAAGGATGA
- a CDS encoding LysO family transporter, translating to MLFFLVLLFFAGFFSGRFLKTDWIRKYRVLIVLTFLLLFALGVEIGSNEDVVVKLESILSSAFLISTFAVLGSFAFAVILEKVLRK from the coding sequence GTGCTCTTCTTTTTGGTCTTGCTGTTCTTTGCGGGTTTCTTCTCTGGACGTTTTCTGAAGACAGACTGGATCAGAAAGTACAGAGTCCTCATCGTTTTGACCTTTCTTCTCCTCTTCGCGCTGGGTGTGGAGATAGGTTCGAACGAAGATGTGGTTGTGAAACTTGAGAGTATTCTATCTTCTGCCTTTTTGATATCCACATTCGCAGTTCTGGGAAGCTTCGCCTTCGCCGTAATCTTGGAGAAGGTGTTGAGAAAATGA
- a CDS encoding beta-galactosidase — protein MQIYGADYYPEHWEESDWERHVKIMKEIGVEWVRVGEFAWSIVEPEEGRYDFLKLERAMKVLKDNGIKIIVGTPTAAPPLWLTKKHPEVLPVDKFGRQKGPGSRRHYCPANETYREYSRRIVEKYAEHFFRYADMWQIDNEFGCHDTTLCYCESTRKAFIEWLKKKYGSIDELNYRWGNKFWSQTITDWDEIVLPVNTPAFENPHLMLDFFRFSSDLYIDYMDMQSEIVRRYSDKPITHNLMVDFFDIDYRKLSEHLDLVSWDNYVPTKVYEPFRQAANHDLMRSLKKKPFLVMEQQPGRVNWKIVNEQYPDGFIKLWIKQAHLHGAIGVLVFRFDQIRWGAEQYHGALLDYAGRKTDRCSEFAQARNETEGVVEPEKEVAIYFSYENAWIHRINHLNRNFNYWEAIMQIYKAVRRLGYNVDFVFENDDIDPYKLLIVPYAMYLPESFIEKIKAFRGDVLITCMSSIKDEYNWLRKEFPHGLQGFLGIEIVDFAGADQLDVNVLGLNLCGAVWCDKISVKDAEVLGSFKAGPFAGLPCVTKRGNAYYVATVFDEFFYTFLIGRILPAKFVGDEIDSVQLSDRLVLLNVSDRESVVWAGKRKINLKSFERREV, from the coding sequence ATGCAGATCTACGGTGCAGATTACTATCCCGAGCACTGGGAGGAATCCGACTGGGAACGGCACGTGAAGATCATGAAGGAGATCGGTGTCGAATGGGTGCGCGTCGGCGAGTTCGCCTGGTCCATCGTCGAACCGGAAGAAGGCCGCTACGATTTCTTGAAACTTGAAAGAGCGATGAAGGTTTTGAAGGACAACGGCATCAAGATCATTGTCGGAACGCCCACCGCAGCTCCCCCATTGTGGTTGACGAAGAAGCATCCGGAAGTCCTACCTGTGGATAAATTCGGCAGACAGAAAGGCCCAGGAAGCAGGAGACATTACTGTCCAGCAAACGAGACCTACCGCGAGTATTCGAGGAGGATCGTTGAAAAATACGCCGAACATTTCTTCCGGTACGCGGACATGTGGCAGATAGACAACGAGTTCGGTTGCCACGACACGACTCTGTGCTACTGTGAATCGACAAGAAAGGCGTTCATCGAATGGTTGAAGAAGAAATACGGTTCCATAGACGAGCTGAACTATCGGTGGGGAAACAAATTCTGGAGCCAGACGATAACGGACTGGGACGAGATAGTCCTGCCGGTGAACACCCCTGCGTTTGAAAATCCTCATTTGATGCTCGATTTCTTCAGATTTTCGAGCGATCTGTACATAGACTACATGGACATGCAGAGCGAGATCGTTCGGAGGTACTCGGACAAACCTATCACCCACAACCTCATGGTGGATTTCTTCGACATCGATTACAGAAAGCTGTCTGAGCATCTGGATCTCGTCAGCTGGGACAACTACGTCCCGACGAAAGTTTACGAGCCTTTTAGACAGGCGGCGAACCACGACTTAATGAGATCGTTGAAGAAGAAACCTTTCCTTGTGATGGAACAGCAACCGGGAAGGGTCAACTGGAAGATCGTCAACGAACAGTATCCCGATGGGTTCATCAAGCTCTGGATCAAGCAGGCTCACCTGCACGGGGCCATCGGAGTGCTCGTGTTCAGGTTCGACCAGATCCGGTGGGGTGCCGAACAGTACCACGGCGCGCTGCTGGACTACGCTGGTAGGAAGACGGATAGGTGTTCAGAATTTGCGCAGGCCAGGAATGAGACCGAGGGCGTCGTCGAACCGGAAAAGGAAGTGGCCATTTACTTTTCTTATGAAAACGCGTGGATTCACAGAATAAATCATCTGAACCGGAATTTCAACTATTGGGAAGCAATCATGCAGATTTACAAAGCGGTTCGACGGCTCGGTTACAACGTAGACTTCGTGTTCGAAAACGATGACATCGATCCTTACAAGCTGTTGATCGTGCCGTACGCGATGTACCTGCCAGAGAGTTTCATCGAAAAGATCAAAGCCTTCCGCGGGGATGTTTTGATCACGTGCATGAGTTCCATCAAAGACGAATACAACTGGCTGCGGAAAGAATTTCCACACGGTCTTCAGGGATTTCTCGGCATAGAGATCGTGGATTTCGCCGGTGCCGATCAGCTGGATGTGAACGTTCTTGGTTTGAACCTCTGTGGAGCTGTGTGGTGTGATAAAATCTCTGTCAAAGATGCGGAAGTCCTGGGGTCTTTCAAGGCAGGTCCATTCGCCGGTTTACCATGTGTGACGAAGCGCGGGAACGCTTACTACGTGGCGACAGTCTTCGATGAATTTTTCTACACTTTCCTGATTGGAAGAATCCTGCCAGCGAAATTCGTCGGTGATGAGATCGATTCTGTGCAGCTTTCGGACAGACTAGTTCTTCTGAACGTCAGTGATCGCGAGAGCGTGGTCTGGGCGGGTAAAAGAAAAATCAACTTGAAATCGTTCGAAAGGCGGGAGGTTTGA
- a CDS encoding sugar ABC transporter permease, protein MKKKLTPYLFLTGPLALYFIWVIYPIFRTIVASFTRWDGMTKPRFLGWENFVRLFNDRYFILSLLNNFKWMIGFVILSIPLGLLFAMLMDQKYPGHRIYKSLVYLPMALSFVVIGQIWSWVLEPAGGIVNTFFRWIGLESLAKPWLSDPKIVTYSLIWAALWRQIPYAMVLFLAGLQSVDKEHVEAAIVDGANAFQRFWYVILPELRPAMVIAITVNIIDSLRAFDIVFVMTRGGPYYSSSVMANYMYIQAFHNYRMGYGAAIAVIQFLITLGFILIYVLNVLKREERI, encoded by the coding sequence ATGAAGAAGAAGCTGACACCCTATCTTTTCCTCACTGGGCCTTTAGCCCTTTATTTCATCTGGGTCATATACCCCATCTTTCGCACCATCGTTGCAAGCTTTACACGCTGGGACGGTATGACAAAGCCGAGGTTCCTCGGTTGGGAGAACTTCGTCAGACTCTTCAACGATCGCTACTTCATCCTTTCTTTGCTGAACAACTTCAAGTGGATGATCGGTTTCGTCATACTTTCGATCCCACTGGGGCTTCTTTTCGCGATGCTTATGGACCAGAAGTATCCGGGCCACAGGATATACAAATCTCTCGTTTATCTACCGATGGCGCTGTCGTTCGTCGTGATAGGTCAGATATGGTCCTGGGTGCTCGAACCGGCTGGAGGAATCGTCAACACCTTTTTTCGATGGATCGGGCTCGAAAGTCTGGCAAAACCATGGTTGAGCGATCCGAAGATAGTCACTTACTCGCTGATCTGGGCCGCGCTTTGGAGACAGATCCCCTACGCGATGGTTCTCTTTCTGGCAGGTTTACAGAGCGTCGATAAGGAACACGTTGAGGCGGCCATAGTCGATGGCGCGAACGCGTTTCAGAGGTTCTGGTACGTGATACTCCCCGAACTGAGACCCGCCATGGTGATAGCCATCACCGTCAACATCATCGATTCGCTCAGAGCATTCGACATCGTGTTCGTCATGACCAGAGGTGGTCCATACTACTCTTCGAGTGTCATGGCGAACTACATGTACATACAGGCGTTCCACAATTACAGGATGGGTTACGGTGCAGCCATAGCGGTGATACAGTTCCTCATAACCCTCGGTTTCATCCTTATCTACGTGCTGAACGTGCTCAAGAGGGAGGAAAGGATATGA
- a CDS encoding ABC transporter substrate-binding protein has translation MRKLLILILSVMVLLVFAKERIVINSYMSDPAPRKALAELVEMFQQKYPEYEVVVNTFAHEDFKVLLRTWLASPKGTADVVTWFAGERMRYFAEMGLIVPVEEVFEGSKWEDYFPEAFKSTCSYKDKIYFIPQSWYWWGVYYRKSVFEKLGIKEPKTWDEFLQVCETLKQNGIVPITIGTKFPWTAAGWFDILNLRINGLDYHIALTAGEVPYTDPKLMKVFEYWRQLIDRGYLLPNHTAYEWQEAATFLFRGQAGMYYMGQFIKDVAPAEVKDDLDFFRFPIIDPNVDLYEETPIDGFMIPANAPNKKGAIVFLRFIASKEAQEKFAKDLGRLAANVEVAPPDEHARKGLDMILASAGVAQFYDRDTNPEMAEVGMNAFIEFMQNPNRIGDILKRLEAERKRIYGK, from the coding sequence ATGAGGAAGCTACTCATCCTCATCCTGTCCGTGATGGTGCTCCTGGTCTTCGCAAAAGAACGCATCGTCATCAACAGCTACATGTCGGACCCGGCTCCGAGAAAAGCATTGGCAGAGCTTGTGGAAATGTTCCAGCAGAAGTATCCCGAGTACGAAGTTGTGGTGAACACCTTCGCACACGAAGACTTCAAGGTCCTGCTGAGAACGTGGCTCGCTTCGCCCAAAGGCACTGCGGACGTCGTCACCTGGTTCGCGGGTGAAAGGATGCGCTACTTCGCCGAGATGGGCCTCATCGTCCCGGTGGAGGAAGTTTTCGAAGGGAGCAAGTGGGAAGACTACTTCCCCGAAGCGTTCAAGAGCACCTGCTCGTACAAAGACAAGATTTACTTCATCCCTCAGAGCTGGTACTGGTGGGGTGTCTACTACAGAAAATCCGTGTTCGAAAAGCTGGGGATCAAGGAACCTAAGACCTGGGATGAGTTCCTGCAGGTGTGCGAAACACTGAAGCAGAACGGCATCGTACCGATCACCATAGGTACCAAGTTCCCGTGGACCGCTGCCGGATGGTTCGACATACTGAACCTCAGGATCAACGGGCTCGATTATCACATCGCGCTCACCGCAGGAGAGGTTCCGTACACCGATCCAAAGCTCATGAAGGTGTTCGAGTACTGGAGGCAGCTCATCGACAGAGGATACCTGCTCCCCAACCACACGGCGTACGAGTGGCAGGAAGCTGCGACCTTCCTGTTCAGGGGTCAGGCCGGCATGTACTATATGGGACAGTTCATCAAGGACGTTGCCCCGGCAGAGGTTAAGGACGATCTCGATTTCTTCAGATTCCCCATCATCGATCCGAACGTTGATCTCTACGAAGAAACACCCATCGATGGATTCATGATTCCGGCGAACGCTCCGAACAAGAAAGGAGCCATAGTGTTCTTGAGGTTCATCGCTTCGAAGGAAGCTCAGGAGAAATTTGCGAAAGATCTCGGAAGGCTCGCGGCCAACGTTGAGGTGGCTCCGCCCGACGAACACGCGAGGAAAGGGCTCGACATGATCCTCGCGTCCGCCGGTGTGGCTCAGTTCTACGACAGGGACACCAATCCGGAGATGGCTGAAGTCGGTATGAACGCGTTCATCGAGTTCATGCAGAATCCAAACAGGATAGGTGACATTTTGAAGAGGCTGGAAGCCGAGAGAAAGAGGATATACGGTAAGTGA
- a CDS encoding LacI family DNA-binding transcriptional regulator has protein sequence MAKRFITIRDIAEEAGVSVNTVSRALNNKPDVSAETRKKVLEIAKKLGYIRNSDAVLFRKGTTKTIGVVFEDSSNPFYAEVFKGIETSARKYGYQVILMNTERDYINELQAVETLLQKRVDGIIISPTQFDSKDIEKLVKLNYPFVILGVHFESSELDEVYSNDVKGGYLATKHLLERGRRKILMLNGFMYKSVARMRYEGYVRALSEYGLQPYMMVEIEEGYESAFNKIMELKDIDFDALFCFNDVFAIAALKALRLLKKRVPEDVAVVGYDDISYAEFVQPSLTTVRIDKFLEGVVAFEMLYERLSNLRTDPKQVVLDVELVVREST, from the coding sequence TTGGCCAAACGCTTCATCACAATAAGAGATATAGCCGAAGAAGCCGGTGTCTCCGTGAACACGGTTTCAAGGGCCTTGAACAACAAACCCGACGTGAGCGCGGAAACGAGGAAGAAGGTTCTCGAGATCGCGAAGAAACTTGGATACATAAGGAATTCCGATGCCGTACTCTTCAGAAAAGGTACCACAAAGACCATAGGTGTGGTGTTCGAAGACAGTTCCAACCCATTCTATGCAGAAGTGTTCAAGGGAATAGAAACGAGCGCGCGAAAGTACGGTTATCAAGTGATACTGATGAACACCGAGAGAGATTACATAAACGAACTGCAGGCGGTCGAAACACTCCTGCAAAAGCGTGTCGATGGCATCATCATCTCCCCCACCCAGTTCGACAGCAAGGACATAGAAAAGCTCGTAAAGCTCAACTATCCATTCGTCATCCTTGGAGTGCACTTCGAAAGCTCTGAGCTCGACGAAGTTTACTCGAACGATGTCAAAGGTGGTTATCTGGCAACCAAGCATCTGCTGGAAAGAGGCAGAAGGAAGATCCTGATGCTCAACGGTTTCATGTACAAGTCCGTGGCACGGATGAGGTACGAAGGTTACGTGAGGGCCTTGTCCGAGTATGGTTTGCAACCCTACATGATGGTCGAGATCGAGGAAGGCTACGAATCTGCCTTCAACAAGATCATGGAGCTGAAAGACATTGACTTCGACGCTCTGTTCTGCTTCAACGATGTCTTCGCCATCGCCGCTCTGAAGGCTCTGAGACTGCTCAAAAAGAGGGTGCCCGAAGACGTGGCGGTCGTTGGTTACGACGACATATCTTACGCCGAGTTCGTTCAGCCCTCACTCACGACGGTCAGGATTGACAAATTCCTTGAGGGTGTCGTGGCCTTCGAAATGCTTTACGAGAGACTTTCGAATCTTCGAACCGATCCAAAACAGGTGGTTCTCGATGTAGAATTGGTCGTGAGAGAAAGCACGTGA